The following proteins are encoded in a genomic region of Hippoglossus hippoglossus isolate fHipHip1 chromosome 3, fHipHip1.pri, whole genome shotgun sequence:
- the rab27a gene encoding ras-related protein Rab-27A, whose protein sequence is MSDGDYDYLIKFLALGDSGVGKTSFLYQYTDGTFNSKFITTVGIDFREKRVVYKSSGQDGSSGKGQKIHMQLWDTAGQERFRSLTTAFFRDAMGFLLLFDLTNEQSFLNVRNWMSQLQIHAYCENPDIVLCGNKCDLTDQRAVKEDEARELAEKYGIPYFETSAANGENVSQAVDVLLDLIMRRMERCVDKSWIPDGTVRVNGLTNSEIPENSDRSKCAC, encoded by the exons ATGTCGGATGGGGACTATGATTACCTCATCAAATTCCTAGCCCTCGGTGACTCCGGCGTGGGAAAAACCAGCTTCCTCTACCAATACACAGATGGCACGTTTAACTCCAAGTTCATCACCACAGTCGGGATAGACTTCAGAGAAAAACGAGTG gtcTACAAATCCTCAGGTCAAGATGGATCCTCAGGTAAAGGGCAGAAGATCCACATGCAGCTGTGGGACACTGCCGGACAGGAGAG GTTTCGGAGTTTGACGACCGCGTTCTTCAGAGATGCGATgggtttcctcctcctgtttgacCTCACAAATGAGCAAAGTTTCCTCAACGTCCGAAACTGGATGA GTCAGTTACAGATTCACGCATACTGCGAAAATCCAGACATCGTTCTATGTGGCAACAAATGTGACCTGACGGATCAGAGAGCGGTGAAAGAAGACGAGGCACGAGAGTTGGCAGAGAAGTACGG TATCCCATACTTTGAGACAAGTGCTGCTAACGGGGAGAATGTGAGCCAGGCTGTGGACGTCCTGCTGGACCTCATCATGAGGAGGATGGAACGATGTGTGGACAAGTCGTGGATCCCGGACGGGACCGTCCGAGTTAACGGACTGACCAACTCAGAAATCCCAGAGAACTCGGACCGGAGCAAATGTGCATGTTAG
- the vrk3 gene encoding inactive serine/threonine-protein kinase VRK3: MPFRFCPQCGTKLQPDFKFCPSCGEQLPCTAEEPGAVSSAASLSFFSYKGDERATSVWKETRDSSTSCEPIESKAQACFTSTSVSTRPALRKTRNSLQLDNFKDATPPVVPSTHPVRDDNIVRLQTSSPKQHKVTFKVNAEVEPTLETSTSPAVKTPRPVRGKAKLYSPALKQVEEGKKLTDKTCETAEGSTVSGSPLRSPVSSPISRSPFKATGKSKAKKAKNASAVEPLQEGEEMTDTTGKKWKLMKLLSQTSTEIIYEVFQTASRSKESNHILKLGAKDGRLFNEQNFLQRAAKPASVDKWIKQNKMDFLGIPSCVGFGPHADSYRFLIVPNMGQSLQSVIDEDDGLAEKAVLQLACRLLDVLQYIHSNEYVHADINAENIYIRPGQTSQVYLGGYCHAFRYCPGSKHVEYRELSRTPHEGNIEFISLDAHKGAAPSRRSDLQSLGYCMLRWHTGPLPWSDLSQPEQVAPHKQRYMDDVPALLSHCFGKTRVSSAFQSFLTAVMALQYSEQPDYSALKAGLSSALLHMGGSQEQPLCF, from the exons ATGCCTTTCCGTTTCTGCCCCCAGTGTGGGACGAAGTTGCAGCCTGATTTCAAGTTTTGTCCATCCTGTGGAGAGCAGCTTCCCTGCACCGCTGAAGAACCTGGAGCTGTGAGCTCAGCTGCTTCTTTAAGTTTCTTTTCGTACAAAGGAGATGAAAGAGCAACATCTGTTTGGAAAGAAACCCGCGATTCAAGCACAAGCTGTGAGCCAATCGAAAGCAAGG CCCAAGCATGTTTCACATCAACTTCAGTATCAACTCGTCCTGCACTTCGAAAGACTCGTAACTCGCTGCAACTGGACAACTTTAAAGATGCCACTCCACCTGTGGTGCCGTCCACTCATCCTGTCAGAGATG ATAATATCGTTAGATTGCAAACATCCTCACCAAAGCAGCACAAAGTCACTTTCAAAGTCAACGCTGAGGTAGAACCAACTTTAGAGACTTCAACATCTCCTGCTGTTAAAACTCCTCGGCCTG TCAGGGGAAAGGCCAAACTCTACAGTCCTGCTTTGAAGCAGgtagaagaaggaaaaaagctGACTGATAAAACATGTGAGACAGCAGAGGGATCGACAGTCAGCGGCTCTCCTTTACGTTCTCCAGTCTCCTCACCAATCTCCAGGTCTCCTTTTAAAG CGACTGGAAAAAGCAAAGCTAAGAAGGCAAAGAATGCGTCCGCTGTGGAGCCGCTACAGGAAGGCGAGGAAATGACAGACACAACGGGCAAGAAGTGGAAACTGATGAAACTGCTCAGTCAAACCTCCACGGAAATCATCTACGAAG tttttcaaacaGCTTCACGATCCAAGGAGTCGAATCACATTCTCAAACTG GGAgctaaagatggacgactctTCAATGAGCAGAACTTTCTGCAGAGAGCTGCTAAACCTGCATCTG tggACAAATggatcaaacaaaacaagatggaCTTTCTGGGGATTCCTTCCTGTGTCGGCTTTGGTCCTCATGCAGATTCCTACAG gTTTCTAATTGTCCCCAACATGGGCCAATCTCTGCAGTCTGTcattgatgaagatgatggtctGGCTGAGAAAGCTGTTCTTCAGCTCGCCTGTAGACTA ttAGATGTTCTGCAGTACATCCATTCAAACGAGTACGTTCATGCTGATATCAACGCAGAAAACATCTACATCAGACCAGGACAGACATCACAG gttTACCTCGGAGGATACTGCCATGCTTTCAGGTACTGTCCAGGAAGCAAACACGTGGAGTACCGAGAATTAAGCAGGACGCCACATGAGGGCAACATAGAGTTCATCAGCCTGGACGCACATAAAGGAGCAG cgCCGTCTCGACGCAGCGACCTGCAGTCACTGGGTTACTGCATGCTGCGATGGCACACTGGTCCGCTCCCGTGGAGTGACCTCAGTCAACCAGAGCAGGTCGCCCCCCACAAACAGAG GTACATGGATGATGTTCCTGCACTGTTGAGTCACTGCTTTGGGAAGACGAGAGTTTCCA GTGCATTTCAAAGCTTCCTGACTGCAGTGATGGCTCTGCAGTACTCTGAGCAGCCCGACTACTCAGCGCTGAAGGCCGGGCTCAGTTCAGCCTTACTGCATATGGGGGGGTCACAGGAGCAGCCACTTTGTTTTTAG